From the genome of Herpetosiphonaceae bacterium:
TCACCTGGCCGACTGTGGTTCCGGCTAATGCGCCGCGCTTGAGCTGGCGCAGGAGCGCCTGACGGGCTGGCGAAAGCTGCGAGCGACGGGCTGAGGCATCATTGGTCATAGAGCCACCTCACACTAGGTTGATCACGATTCAAAAAACATGTTGGCCGTCAAGCGTTGAATCTCGTCCTCAGGTAGGGCCTCCACTTTCGCGATAAGTAGCTCTTCGATCGCGTCGCTGATACCGGCGATCGTCGGTGCCTCGAAGATGATGCTGAGCGGCAGATCGACGGCAAAGATCGCTCGCAGACGAGCAATTAGCCGCGTGGCGAGCAGCGAGTGCCCGCCGAGGTTGAAGAAGTTGTCGTGGATACCGACCGCTGTGAGCTGGAGCAGCTCGGCCCAGATCTCCGCGATCAGCGCTTCTTCGGGCGTGCGCGACGCAACAAATGTCCCGGCGGGGTCGCACAGCGCTTCATCGGGCGTGGGCAGTGCCCGGCGATCGACTTTGCCGTTGGGCGTCAGCGGCAGCGCCTCCAGCACCACGAACGCGCTCGGCACCATGTAGCTCGGCAGCTTGCCTTGCAGGAAGCGCCGCAGCTCGCTGCCGCTGACCGCCCCGCTGTCGGCTCCCGCTTCGTCCCGCCGCGCGCCCGGCGCGCCTACGATGTACGCCACCAGCCGCTTGTTGCCCGGCGTGTCCTCGCGGGCGATCACGACCGCCTCGCGCACGCTCGCGTGCTGCCCCAGCACCGCCTCGATCTCCCCCAGCTCGATCCGGAACCCCCGGATCTTCACCTGCTGGTCCGCGCGCCCC
Proteins encoded in this window:
- a CDS encoding phosphopantetheine-binding protein, with the protein product GRADQQVKIRGFRIELGEIEAVLGQHASVREAVVIAREDTPGNKRLVAYIVGAPGARRDEAGADSGAVSGSELRRFLQGKLPSYMVPSAFVVLEALPLTPNGKVDRRALPTPDEALCDPAGTFVASRTPEEALIAEIWAELLQLTAVGIHDNFFNLGGHSLLATRLIARLRAIFAVDLPLSIIFEAPTIAGISDAIEELLIAKVEALPEDEIQRLTANMFFES